AGCTGGATCTCCCGCTGGCCTCTGGCTTTTATCATTGGTACAACTGCCGGCTTGAATTTGCCGCGATACCTCCAGTCCGACTTCATCCAGCAGATGAACAACACCTTTATTCCGCTTTTACCCGATTGGCAGGGAATAGGGTACTTCTTCAGCTCATTCTCATTCTCAATGGAAGGTCAGTTTGTTCAAATTCTAACTAATGTCGTCATATTCGTCGGCGTTCTGTGCGGATTGATATATTTCTTCTTCTCCAAGGAGCACAAGGGTGCTTTCGGGGTTGCCTCGCGTCTCGGAATCTGGATTCTCATGGTGACCTTCGGTGCTTCCTTCGGATATACCGTGATGGGAAGAATTTCTTTGTTAGTTGGAAGAATTACCTTTTTGTTTCACGACTGGTTGAATATATTGTAGCACCTTATGAACGACTTGAGACGAAACTTCACCAGCTTGAGATTCTTCAGAGTATTCATTGTCGCTATATTTCTGGTTACAGTCCAATCGATATTTGCTCAATCAGATTCAGCTCAATTATTGATTAACAACGAGACCGCCTCGGCCCCAGCACCGATTCCACCCGCGCCGCCAACCAATATCCGCTTGGTGGATGCACCCAATGACAATGGACATGGCATTGAAGTCCGTTGGGATCTTTCGGTCGATGATGTCCCGGCTACTGATCGAGTAATGTATTACGAGATCTATCGCGCTGATTCGCACAATGCAGCCGACTCGCTCTGGGTTCTTCGCGGCAAAGCCCTCAAAGGCGCCACTCTTTACAAAGACTCTGGCGAGCGCGAAGAAGACAGTCCGCTCTATTTCCCTAAGGACAAAGATTTTTACTATCGCGTCAGCGCGAATTCGCTCGATGCACAGTCGCAATCTGATATTGTCGGTCCTATGCGAGCCGAAGATAACTGGTTCAATTGGACTCGTACTTCGACCTTGATTTTTACGATTATCTTCTTCGTACTCACTTTGTATTTCATCAATGTCGCCAAGAAGGGAATTCATCTCTATGTTCGGCCGCTTGCCGGCATCGAGGCCATCGACGAAGCCATTGGCCGCGCAACCGAAATGGGTAGACCAATCCTGTATGTGCTTGGGCTGGGTACGGCTTCCGATATCGCCACTATTGCTTCTTTCACTATCCTTGGTCGTGTAGCACGCCGCGTAGCGGAATACCAAACCTCGATTCTTGTGCCGTGCTACGACCCGATCGTGATGACCGTTGCGCAGGAAACCGTCAAGACTGGTTATGCCGATGCAGCACGGCAAGATTCATACATTGAAGATTCAGTTTATTTCGTCACGCAGTCACAATTCGCCTATGTCGCAGCAGTTAATGGCACGATGTTGCGCGAAAAGCCGGCGACGAACTTATATTTGGGCAAGTTCTATGCCGAGTCGCTGCTGCTTGCGGAAACCGGCGTCTTATCCGGTTCGATTCAGATTTCCGGAACTGATGAAATCGCTCAATTGCCGTTCTTTGTGGTCGCCTGCGATTACACGTTGATCGGTGAAGAGCTTTATGCCGCCAGCGCTTACCTTGGCCGCGAGCCTCTGTTGCTCGGTACTTTGAAAGCGCAGGATTGGTTCAAAGGTTTGGTCATTGTCGCGATTCTCGCCGGTCTCTTGACTCGGCTGATCGGATATAGTGACTACATTAAAAGATTTTTTGAGATCAGCTAAGCGGGAGAAGATACTTGAAACGCCAACTACCATTACTGCTTGTTTTTACATCGGGTATGCTGATGGTTGTGCAGTACTTCATTCCTGCCGAGATCTCCGATAATGCCTACGAATACCTTCTCGACTGGACGGTTATCATCGGAATCTTTGCCCTCGCGCTCGGCATCTGGTCGCTGATCCGGGTTAGCGTCGAAAAGGTCCGCCGCAAAACCCCAGGCTACGGGTACACTTACGTCTCGCTGTTGGGTCTTGCCGTCATGGTCATCATCGGTCTTAACCCATGGGGAAAGGGCCTTGAAGATTACACGTTCAGTCACTTGTTTCGTTACACGATGATTCCGATCCAGTCGACCATGTTCAGCTTGCTGGCATTCTTTATCGCGTCAGCGGCCTATCGCGCGTTTCGCGCACGGTCAGTCATTTCGGCGGTGTTGTTGATTGCTGCTTTGGTAATGATGTTCCGAGTCATTCCGATGGGACAAGTCTCGATTTGGATTAATGAAACTGCCAATTGGCTCCTGTTGGTTCCGAACTTAGCGGCAAAGCGTGCTATTATCATAGGCGTCGGTTTGGGTATGGTCGCAACCGCCCTCAAGGTCGTGCTCGGTATAGAGCGCGCTTATCTGGGTAAGGACTGAGGATATCACAGTGACTTTGTACGAACGTCTGTTACTGCTGGATCGCCGCTGGATTTTTCTAGTTTTGGCAGTGGTCATAATTGTCGGCATGTTTGTCCCGATGAATATCCCTACGACGCCCGCATCCGAAGTCAAAGTCATATACGATTACGTCGAGTCCTTGAAAGAAGGCGACTACATTCTCGTCGCCATGGACTATGATCCCAACGCCATGGCCGAGTTGCATCCGGTCGCATACTCTGTGCTTGAGCAGGCTTTTGCTAAGAAGTTGAAAGTCATAACTTTGACGCTTTCGCAAAATGGCGCCGGCATGGTTGATGAGGCATTGGATAATGTCATTGACTCCACCAAAATGTATCGCGGTATCACGCCGGAATACGGCAAGGACTTTGTCTTTCTTGGCTACCGCCCTTATTTCTCGCTCGTTATTCTGGGAATGGGTCAAAACTTCCGCGTCAATTTTTCATCCGACTATAACAACACACCACTCGACTCAATTCCGATGATGAAGGGCATTCAAAACTACGACGACGTCAAGTGCGTGATCAGCATCTCCGGTGGAAACGTCGCCGACGCCTGGGTCGCCAATGCCAACGGCCGCTACAACGTCAAGGTCGCCCTTGCGACCACTGGTGTTATGGCAGCCGACTATTATCCTTATTATCAGTCCGAACAGATTTTTGGAATTATCGGCGGTATGAAGGGCGCTGCTGAGTACGAGTACTTGGCGCACAATCCTGGACCCGCCATCGAAGCGATGAAGGTTCAAATCTTCGCGCACATCGTCATCATCGCATTCATTGTTCTCGGTAATATCGGGTTCTTCATGGACCGTCGTGCCAAGAGGAAAGCAGGCAAGATTTGATGGAAACGACTTGGCTCACAATCGGCGCGCTCCTGACGGTGTTTACTTTCTCCTTCCTCTATAAAGACAATCCGTTCTATAAATTCGCTGAACATCTTGTCGTTGGCGTGTCGGCTGGCTACTTCGTCGTTCTGCTTATCCGCACGAATTTAGTACCGATCATTAGCCAAAAGATGTTTGTTGCCGACCGGGGCTGGGAACTCGATCAGTGGTGGTATATCATCCCCTTGATTCTCGGCGTAATGATGTGGGCACGCTTCTCGAAGAAGCTTTCCTGGATTAGCCGCTATCCACTGGCTCTATACATCGGTGTCGCGTCTGCTTTGACTATCCCGCTTGAACTTAAAAACCGCGTCGTTGAGCAGTTGCAAGCGACAGTTCTCAAGTTCAAATTCGATATGTCCAACCCGGACTTCCTTGGCGTGCCGCAAGGCGTTTGGGATATTGTGGTGGTGATTGGCGTAATCAGTTGCCTGATTTACTTCTTCTTCTCGAAAGAGCACAAGGGTTGGTTTGGCGGCAGCGCAAAAGTCGGCATTTACACACTCATGATTGCATTCGGTGCCTCCTTCGGCTATACCGTCATGGCGCGCATATCGCTCTTCATTCAGCGTATCCAGTACTTGCGCGACTGGATCTCAGCAATCTCTTCTTAAATTCGCTTTCAGAAATTAGCAAACTCTGACTTTCCCTTTGTTTCCGGTTTCGATTACGGAACCTATTATCGTTCAATGCGTAAGAAGTTACAGAGAAACGGCAATAGGGTGCTGATTCCATGTGTTTCCTTTGATATTGCCGGGTAATTGTGATCGCTCACACGCCGATAAAAATTTAGAGTTTCGGAGATCTTTATCGATTATAGGGTTACGGTCATCATTGAAAAATCATCATAAAACTTTAATAATCACAAAAAAGTTCTTGACAGCATAAGTTATAGGTACTAAATTAGTTGCATCAGTACCGTTTGAGAGCCCGCGAAAATCAAGGGTTTTTTCATTTTTAGGTTGTGTCATTGTAACCTTCAGGCCATGGAAGGCGGGGATGGCAAAATTACACTAACGAAAACCAGGCGTCGGCGCAAGGATCCGGTCTCTCCTGAAGAGGCCAAGCGCAGACGGCAGGAGTACCAGCGCCAGTATTACTTGGCTCATCGCGAAAAAGCCAAGGAATATCAGCGTCAGTACAACCTGCTTCACAAGAAGAAACAGCGTGTTCCGGGTGCCAAAGGGCGCAATGCCATGGAATTTCGGCGTGACTCGGTCAAAGTGACCTACAACACGCACGATATCATGCATTCTCCGGCTGAGAAAACGCTGAAAATGCTCCAAAGATTATTTCCGGCGAGAAGATGTTCACAATGTAGTCTCGCCAACGGTGCCGCCAACGACGAGGTGCTGCAGTAAGTCTCTTTTAGAAATTTACTGCAGCACTTTTGTTTTTGGTCTAAAAACACTATATTGCGCCAGTTTGAATTTAACCGAAGGAATGGGATTGTGCGATGTCACCCAAGAAACCTACTGTGAAATCGAAGAATAAATCCAAGGCGCCGGCCAAAACCGCAACTTCGAAGAAGACTATTGCGCCTGTCAAATCCAAGAGTGCTGGAAAGACTGCCAAGGTCAGCAAACAAGTCACAGCTGGCAAAGCAGTGAAAGACCGTAAAGCAACAGAAGTTACGACTACGAAGGTGCGTGGTATTGGCGTCAGAACCAAGACCAAGGAAGACACCAGAGAGTCAAAGAAGCCGCTACCGCCGTCTGCTGATCTGAAATATTGCTACTACTTCGGTGGCGGAAAAGCTGAAGGCACTGCTTCAATGCGCGATCTGCTCGGCGGCAAGGGTGCCAATTTGGCAGAGATGACTAACCTCAGCATTCCCGTTCCGGCCGGTTTCACAATATCCACTGATGCCTGTCGACTTTTCTATGAATCCAATCTCTCGCTTCCTCGTTGGTTCGAAAAGCACATGAAAGAGATGATGGATAAGGTCGAGAAGGAGATGGGCGCGAAATTCGGTGATCCCGCAAATCCGCTGCTCGTCTCGGTCCGCTCAGGCGCCAAATTCTCAATGCCCGGTATGATGGACACGATTCTGAATCTGGGACTAAACGACGAGACACTCAAAGGTATCATCAACAAGACTGACAATCCACGTTTCGCCTACGATAACTATCGCCGCTTCATTGCGATGTTTGGCAATGTGGTGCTCGGAATCGATAAGGACGAATTTGAGGAGCTGATCGGCAAGAAGAAGAAACAACGCTCGATCAAACACGATGCGTCGCTCTCGATCGATGATTTGAAAGAAATTGTAAAATCGTTCAAAAAGCTTGTCGTTGACAAGTCCGGCGAACCGTTCCCGACCGACCCGTGGCAGCAATTGCAAATGGCTCGCGATGCCGTGTTCCGCAGTTGGAATTCGCCGCGCGCAATTACCTATCGCGCCAAGTACAATATCCCGGCCGATCTTGGAACTGCCGTCAATATCCAGGCAATGGTGTTCGGTAATATGGGCGACAGCTCGGCTACCGGCGTTGGTTTCACGAGAAATCCTTCCAATGGCGACAAGGAATTCTATGGCGAGTTTCTGGTTAACGCCCAAGGTGAAGACGTTGTCGCTGGTATTCGCACGCCCCAGCCGATTACACAGCTTGAGAAGGTGATGCCGGAAGCCTACAAACAGCTTAAGAAGATCACCTCCCAGCTTGAGTCGCACTATCGCGACGTTCAGGACTTCGAATTCACGATTCAGGAAAAGAAGTTGTACATGCTTCAGACCCGCAACGGCAAACGCACCGCGCAAGCTGCGGTCAAGATTGCCGTTGATATGGTCAAAGAGAAGTTAATCACTCGCGATGAAGCGCTAATGCGCATCACGCCGACCGACTTGGACCAGCTTCTGCATCCGCGTATTGACCCCGATTCCAAGATCGAAGTCATTGCTCGCGGGTTGGCAGCCTCTCCCGGTGCAGCTTCCGGTAAAGTCGTATTCCACGCTGACGAGGCCGTTCGTTTGGCTGAGCAGGGCGAGAAAACGATTCTGGTGCGTATGGAGACCAATCCAGACGATATCGCCGGCATGATCGCCTCCGAGGGTATTCTGACTTCTCGTGGCGGTATGACCTCTCACGCGGCGGTTGTTGCCCGTGGCATGGGTAAACCCTGCGTCGTCGGCTCCGATGATATTCGCGTCTATGAATCTCGCCGCCAGTTTGCCATTGGCACGCTGGTGATCAAAGATAAGGAAGGTATCACCATCAACGGTACGACCGGCGAGGTGATGATGGGCGAAGTACCGACCATCGACCCCGAGCTTTCGGGCGAGTTCGGTACCTTCATGCAATGGGCCGATGAGGTTCGCAAAATCGGTATTCGACCCAACGCCGATACACCGCACGATGCCGCTCTTGCGCGCAAGTTTGGCGCTCAAGGTATCGGTCTCTGCCGTACAGAGCACATGTTCTTCGGCAAGAACCGTCTGCCGCATATCCAGGCAATGATTCTGGCAACGACCCAGGCCGATAGGCAGACGGCGCTCGACCGTCTCTTCCCGTTCCAGAAGGCAGATTTCAAGGGCATCTTCGAGGCGATGGAAGGACTGCCGGTCACCATCCGCACGTTGGATCCCCCGTTGCACGAGTTCCTGCCCAAGGAAGAAGAAGTCCACAAGCAGATTGCCGAATTGACCGGCGTCCCGGACAAGGCTGAAGAGATTGAGCGTCTCAAGAAGATCCTTGAGCGCCTGTCACAACTGCACGAACAAAACCCGATGATGGGCCATCGCGGCTGCCGTCTCGGAATTACCTATCCGGAAATCACCGAGATGCAGGTCAAAGCGATCCTTACTGCCGCAGCCGAGTTGATCAAGGAAGGGAAGAAGATTCTCCCTGAGATCATGATTCCGCTCGTCGGCAATCGCAACGAACTCCAGAATCAAAAAGAAGTCGTGATGCGCGTCGCCGAACTGGTAATCCGCAAACACAAGGTGGAGATACCGTTCCTTGTCGGCACCATGATCGAAATCCCGCGCGCCGCGATGACTGCCGACGAAATCGCGCAGGATGCCGATTTCTTCAGCTTCGGCACCAACGACTTGACTCAGATGACGATGGGCTTCTCTCGCGATGAT
This bacterium DNA region includes the following protein-coding sequences:
- a CDS encoding pyruvate, phosphate dikinase: MSPKKPTVKSKNKSKAPAKTATSKKTIAPVKSKSAGKTAKVSKQVTAGKAVKDRKATEVTTTKVRGIGVRTKTKEDTRESKKPLPPSADLKYCYYFGGGKAEGTASMRDLLGGKGANLAEMTNLSIPVPAGFTISTDACRLFYESNLSLPRWFEKHMKEMMDKVEKEMGAKFGDPANPLLVSVRSGAKFSMPGMMDTILNLGLNDETLKGIINKTDNPRFAYDNYRRFIAMFGNVVLGIDKDEFEELIGKKKKQRSIKHDASLSIDDLKEIVKSFKKLVVDKSGEPFPTDPWQQLQMARDAVFRSWNSPRAITYRAKYNIPADLGTAVNIQAMVFGNMGDSSATGVGFTRNPSNGDKEFYGEFLVNAQGEDVVAGIRTPQPITQLEKVMPEAYKQLKKITSQLESHYRDVQDFEFTIQEKKLYMLQTRNGKRTAQAAVKIAVDMVKEKLITRDEALMRITPTDLDQLLHPRIDPDSKIEVIARGLAASPGAASGKVVFHADEAVRLAEQGEKTILVRMETNPDDIAGMIASEGILTSRGGMTSHAAVVARGMGKPCVVGSDDIRVYESRRQFAIGTLVIKDKEGITINGTTGEVMMGEVPTIDPELSGEFGTFMQWADEVRKIGIRPNADTPHDAALARKFGAQGIGLCRTEHMFFGKNRLPHIQAMILATTQADRQTALDRLFPFQKADFKGIFEAMEGLPVTIRTLDPPLHEFLPKEEEVHKQIAELTGVPDKAEEIERLKKILERLSQLHEQNPMMGHRGCRLGITYPEITEMQVKAILTAAAELIKEGKKILPEIMIPLVGNRNELQNQKEVVMRVAELVIRKHKVEIPFLVGTMIEIPRAAMTADEIAQDADFFSFGTNDLTQMTMGFSRDDAGKFLRFYLDKGILEKDPFVSIDQVGVGALVKIAFEKGRSVKPHLKVGICGEHGGDPDSIGFCHKVGLNYVSCSPFRVPIARLAAAQAVILEKQGKEASKQSASA